One Bacillota bacterium genomic region harbors:
- the hrcA gene encoding heat-inducible transcriptional repressor HrcA, translating into MEKVMEERKRAILRAVADDYISTAEPVGSRTIARRYGLGISPATIRNEMADLEEEGYLEQPHASAGRVPSDKGYRFYVDALMSERGLSGFEEKRIRAEYEKRRDEIQSLIKATAKVLGDLSKCASVVVAPAAREAEIRHIQLVPVNSDSVLVLVVTTAGLVEHKLISIEHALTASDLDRISGILNKRLRGASLSQMRGRLLREVQADLTAYASFIESTVELLLSAVSVSDQERVYTDGLTELLTQPEFREIERAKPVLGFLGSDDLVLGLFSGIAKGGPSGPSVRIGSENARDELKGCSVVSASYGIGGRSLGTIGVIGPTRMDYAGAMALVSFMAEGLSDLLTRMSMRKARV; encoded by the coding sequence TTGGAGAAGGTCATGGAAGAGCGGAAGCGCGCAATCCTGCGCGCTGTTGCTGACGACTACATCTCCACCGCCGAGCCCGTTGGATCGAGAACTATCGCCCGTAGGTACGGCCTGGGCATAAGCCCAGCGACGATACGAAACGAGATGGCCGATCTCGAAGAAGAAGGGTATCTCGAGCAGCCCCATGCCTCCGCGGGGAGGGTCCCTTCGGATAAAGGTTACCGGTTCTACGTGGACGCCCTGATGAGCGAGAGGGGTCTGTCCGGGTTCGAGGAGAAACGCATCAGGGCTGAGTATGAGAAGCGCCGGGATGAGATCCAGTCCCTGATCAAGGCCACTGCCAAGGTGCTCGGGGATCTCTCGAAATGTGCGTCCGTGGTGGTGGCCCCCGCGGCGCGGGAGGCGGAAATCCGCCACATCCAACTTGTGCCCGTGAATAGCGACAGCGTGCTGGTCCTGGTCGTTACCACGGCTGGTCTGGTTGAGCACAAGCTCATCTCGATAGAACATGCGCTGACCGCATCGGACCTGGACCGGATCTCAGGGATACTTAACAAGCGGCTACGGGGTGCATCTCTGAGCCAGATGCGAGGCAGACTCCTCCGGGAGGTACAGGCTGATCTCACCGCCTACGCATCCTTCATCGAAAGCACGGTGGAGTTGCTCTTGTCTGCGGTCAGCGTGTCTGACCAGGAACGAGTCTACACGGACGGGTTGACGGAGTTGCTCACGCAGCCGGAGTTCAGGGAGATCGAGAGGGCCAAGCCGGTGCTGGGGTTCCTCGGATCCGACGATCTCGTGCTTGGACTTTTCTCTGGTATCGCGAAGGGCGGGCCGAGCGGGCCCAGCGTCAGGATCGGTTCGGAGAACGCCCGCGATGAGCTCAAGGGTTGTAGCGTGGTGAGCGCCTCCTACGGCATTGGGGGCAGGTCCCTCGGGACCATCGGGGTCATAGGCCCCACCCGCATGGACTACGCGGGGGCGATGGCTCTTGTTAGTTTCATGGCTGAAGGGCTTTCGGACCTTCTGACCAGGATGAGCATGAGGAAGGCTCGGGTCTGA
- a CDS encoding QueT transporter family protein — MIQVRSMVRAGVIAGAYVALCLLLAPFSYKVVQVRVAESLTVLPILWAEAVPGLAVGVLVANFVGPFGWVDVIFGTLATLLAAVLTRKYRRSWVAYAFPIVVNGVVVGGYLPFISGLAIHTWTVPAAMASVAAGEAVAVILFGVPLVHALRRMLAPR; from the coding sequence GTGATCCAGGTAAGGTCGATGGTGCGCGCTGGGGTGATCGCTGGGGCCTACGTTGCCTTATGTCTGCTTCTGGCCCCGTTCTCGTATAAGGTAGTCCAGGTGCGCGTCGCGGAGAGCCTGACCGTACTGCCCATCCTGTGGGCTGAGGCCGTGCCGGGCTTGGCGGTGGGGGTGCTCGTAGCGAACTTCGTCGGCCCGTTTGGCTGGGTGGACGTGATATTCGGGACGCTCGCGACTCTCCTCGCGGCGGTCTTGACCCGCAAGTATCGCAGGTCCTGGGTGGCTTACGCGTTCCCCATCGTTGTGAATGGGGTGGTGGTCGGGGGGTACCTGCCGTTCATCTCCGGGCTCGCCATCCACACCTGGACAGTCCCTGCGGCCATGGCTAGCGTGGCGGCGGGTGAGGCCGTAGCGGTCATCCTGTTCGGTGTCCCCCTCGTTCACGCTCTTCGCAGGATGCTGGCCCCTCGGTGA
- the prmA gene encoding 50S ribosomal protein L11 methyltransferase yields the protein MSRKSASIWAEVSVLVADEDAEQVAEVFREAGAGGVAFTGPSVLAEGAASNPLASFDLSGVETAGPTRVFAYFPVNDTLGEKVRLIEEGLAWVFAGRPDHKKPEVTLTRVEAQDWNRSWREHYKPERVGKRVVVVPTWTHYTPLPCDIVVLLDPGEAFGTGQHESTKGCVLALESRVCEGLSVLDVGTGSGILSIVAAKLGACRVVGIDVDPVAVETARANALANGVKERVTIEEGNLVEGISARFDVVVCNILPEVVRSLIPDLSRVLAPGGAFVSGGFTVQHEQGLTDALAREGHSPVDRIQIGDWVTLVSEARTCTSSS from the coding sequence GTGAGCCGCAAGTCCGCCTCTATCTGGGCCGAGGTCTCCGTGCTGGTTGCGGACGAGGATGCTGAGCAGGTGGCAGAGGTATTCCGAGAAGCTGGGGCCGGTGGGGTCGCGTTCACCGGCCCTTCTGTGCTTGCGGAAGGGGCGGCATCCAATCCTTTGGCATCATTCGATCTTTCCGGAGTTGAGACAGCCGGACCCACTCGAGTCTTTGCCTACTTTCCGGTAAACGACACGCTCGGTGAGAAAGTCCGGCTCATAGAGGAAGGGCTCGCCTGGGTGTTTGCCGGAAGGCCGGACCACAAGAAACCCGAAGTCACCCTCACAAGAGTTGAGGCGCAGGACTGGAACCGCTCGTGGCGGGAGCACTACAAACCAGAACGAGTCGGAAAGAGAGTTGTAGTCGTTCCCACTTGGACTCATTACACTCCCCTTCCATGCGACATCGTAGTCCTGTTGGATCCGGGAGAGGCCTTCGGGACAGGGCAGCACGAGAGCACGAAAGGCTGCGTCCTGGCTTTGGAATCTCGTGTCTGTGAGGGCCTTTCAGTTCTGGACGTCGGGACGGGCTCGGGCATCCTGTCCATCGTCGCGGCCAAGCTGGGGGCCTGTCGGGTCGTGGGCATCGACGTGGATCCTGTCGCAGTCGAGACCGCCCGGGCCAACGCCCTGGCCAACGGGGTCAAGGAGCGCGTGACCATAGAGGAAGGAAACCTCGTGGAAGGCATCTCGGCTCGGTTCGATGTTGTGGTCTGCAATATCCTGCCTGAAGTAGTCCGGTCACTCATACCTGACCTCTCAAGGGTCCTTGCGCCGGGCGGCGCTTTTGTCTCTGGGGGCTTCACAGTCCAGCACGAGCAGGGCTTGACCGACGCTCTGGCCCGGGAGGGCCATTCGCCGGTTGACCGGATTCAGATCGGCGACTGGGTAACCCTAGTCTCGGAGGCGCGGACATGCACAAGTTCTTCGTGA
- the hemW gene encoding radical SAM family heme chaperone HemW, whose protein sequence is MHIPFCVRKCAYCDFASYPMEGRDPAAYADALLAELNLRRGDLVRVAPVATLYVGGGTPTCIPESVLCRIIQGLTSALKGHAVAEVTVEANPGTLDEQYARALLAAGVTRLSLGFQSMNGSELAALGRIHRTCENTSAFRAARKAGFSDINVDLMIGVPGQTQSSFQATYERVFALRPEHISAYMLAVEDRTPLAEALARGVLRLPDEDETADMYESFVRESRARGYVRYEVSNFALPGHECRHNMGYWRNSSYLGLGVAAHSHFAADGERVWNTSDPDEYARRVGSGEIPVAGREIMGADGERIDRIILGLRTRQGVAEEDLEGFGHVVRALVEAGLVTRAQGRVALTEKGFLLGNRVFQEFV, encoded by the coding sequence GTGCACATCCCCTTCTGTGTGCGGAAATGCGCCTACTGCGATTTTGCGTCCTACCCCATGGAGGGGAGAGACCCTGCTGCCTATGCTGACGCTCTCCTTGCGGAACTCAATCTCCGCCGCGGGGATCTCGTCAGAGTGGCGCCGGTTGCTACGTTGTATGTGGGTGGCGGCACTCCCACCTGCATCCCCGAGAGCGTACTCTGTCGGATCATACAGGGCCTCACCTCGGCCCTGAAAGGTCACGCTGTCGCCGAAGTGACAGTCGAGGCAAACCCGGGCACTCTGGATGAACAGTACGCCCGGGCGCTACTCGCTGCGGGCGTGACCAGGCTTTCCTTGGGGTTCCAGTCCATGAACGGCTCTGAACTGGCCGCCCTGGGCCGAATCCACCGGACGTGTGAGAACACGAGTGCGTTTCGGGCCGCCCGAAAAGCAGGGTTCTCTGACATAAACGTCGATCTGATGATTGGAGTCCCCGGCCAGACTCAGAGTTCGTTCCAGGCCACTTATGAGCGGGTGTTCGCGCTGCGCCCGGAGCATATCTCGGCCTACATGCTTGCGGTGGAGGATAGAACGCCATTGGCTGAAGCGTTGGCCAGAGGCGTCTTGCGGCTACCGGATGAGGACGAAACTGCAGACATGTATGAGTCATTCGTAAGAGAGTCGCGCGCTCGGGGTTATGTGCGGTACGAGGTGTCGAACTTCGCGCTGCCGGGGCACGAATGCCGCCACAACATGGGCTACTGGAGGAATTCGAGCTATTTGGGGTTGGGCGTGGCCGCCCACTCACACTTCGCCGCAGATGGCGAGAGAGTGTGGAACACCTCCGACCCGGACGAATACGCGCGGCGTGTGGGAAGTGGAGAGATCCCCGTGGCTGGCCGCGAGATCATGGGCGCCGACGGAGAGAGAATAGACCGGATAATCCTGGGCCTGAGGACACGACAGGGTGTAGCTGAGGAGGACCTGGAAGGGTTCGGACACGTGGTGCGTGCGCTCGTCGAGGCCGGACTCGTCACCAGGGCACAGGGAAGGGTCGCTCTCACGGAGAAAGGATTTCTCCTGGGGAATCGGGTCTTTCAGGAGTTTGTGTAA
- the dnaJ gene encoding molecular chaperone DnaJ encodes MEKNASEDDIKKAYRRLARKYHPDVNPGDPSAEQLFKEINEAYEVLSDPEKRARYDQFGHKLNGVPGGFDARDFTGFDPFGSIFEAFFGESPFGGGARVGPVRGADLRYDLEIELEEAASGLERTIKVERLTACEKCGGSGAKPGTEPRTCPTCHGRGQVQTVSSTSFLRFSRVETCPRCRGEGTIIETPCPGCAGAGRVRRVASVTVEIPPGVDTGAKLRVRGEGESGVRGGPSGDLYIYITVRPHEVFERNGNDLGTEVPLSFTQAALGDEITVPTIDGESRLRIPEGTQSG; translated from the coding sequence GTGGAGAAGAACGCGAGCGAAGACGACATAAAGAAAGCCTATCGCAGGCTTGCGCGGAAGTACCACCCCGACGTGAACCCGGGTGACCCTTCCGCGGAGCAGCTCTTCAAGGAGATAAACGAGGCCTACGAGGTGTTGTCGGACCCAGAGAAGCGTGCGCGGTACGACCAGTTCGGGCACAAGCTGAATGGTGTGCCCGGCGGGTTCGATGCCAGGGACTTCACCGGGTTCGACCCGTTCGGGAGCATCTTCGAGGCATTCTTCGGGGAGAGCCCGTTCGGCGGCGGTGCGCGGGTGGGGCCCGTGAGAGGTGCAGATCTCCGCTACGATCTGGAAATTGAACTTGAGGAGGCCGCCTCGGGGCTCGAGAGGACCATCAAGGTCGAGAGGCTCACGGCCTGCGAAAAGTGTGGGGGAAGCGGCGCGAAGCCCGGGACTGAGCCAAGAACCTGCCCCACATGTCATGGGAGGGGCCAGGTTCAGACGGTGAGTTCCACGTCGTTCCTGAGGTTCTCAAGAGTGGAAACCTGCCCTAGGTGCAGAGGAGAGGGGACAATCATCGAGACTCCGTGTCCGGGGTGCGCTGGTGCGGGCAGAGTGCGCAGAGTTGCCAGCGTAACCGTTGAGATTCCGCCGGGTGTGGATACAGGCGCCAAGCTTCGCGTGAGGGGCGAGGGTGAGAGCGGGGTGCGCGGCGGACCTTCGGGTGACCTCTACATCTACATCACCGTCCGTCCCCACGAAGTGTTCGAGCGGAACGGCAACGACCTTGGCACGGAGGTGCCGTTGTCCTTTACCCAGGCGGCCCTGGGGGACGAGATTACTGTCCCGACAATCGACGGCGAGAGCCGACTCAGGATACCCGAAGGCACTCAGAGCGG
- a CDS encoding metal-sensitive transcriptional regulator, with translation MEPERAERTDILQRLRTIRGHVAGIERMVEGGRDWEQVLSQLSAVRASVDKVQREVIAAHAAERGALVSAGESDAGDELAQVVNTILRFL, from the coding sequence GTGGAACCTGAAAGAGCGGAGAGAACCGACATCCTCCAGCGGCTCAGAACCATAAGAGGGCACGTAGCGGGGATCGAGCGGATGGTTGAAGGAGGCCGCGACTGGGAACAGGTCCTCTCGCAGCTTTCGGCTGTCCGAGCATCAGTCGACAAGGTACAGCGAGAGGTGATTGCAGCCCACGCCGCTGAGCGCGGTGCGCTGGTTTCCGCGGGGGAGTCAGACGCTGGGGATGAACTGGCGCAGGTTGTCAACACTATCCTCAGGTTTCTCTAG
- a CDS encoding molecular chaperone DnaJ (chaperone Hsp40; co-chaperone with DnaK; Participates actively in the response to hyperosmotic and heat shock by preventing the aggregation of stress-denatured proteins and by disaggregating proteins, also in an autonomous, dnaK-independent fashion), translating into FTLRNKGMPSMRGGGRGDLHVRVNVVTPTRLSERERELLRELAAVRTGEPQDAGKSIFQRIRDKWERRA; encoded by the coding sequence TGTTCACCCTTCGGAACAAAGGAATGCCCAGTATGAGGGGGGGCGGCCGCGGGGACCTGCACGTGCGCGTGAATGTCGTGACTCCGACCCGGCTTTCCGAGCGTGAGCGGGAGTTGCTTCGGGAACTCGCTGCGGTCCGGACGGGCGAGCCTCAGGATGCAGGGAAGAGCATATTCCAGCGAATCAGGGACAAATGGGAGAGACGAGCGTGA
- a CDS encoding 16S rRNA (uracil(1498)-N(3))-methyltransferase, which yields MHKFFVTAEAVSGGLITISGPDARHIRTVLRLGVGDGILITDGAGTEHVSRICRFAQGAVFARIEATAHPVREPKVPLQLIQALPKSDKMDFVVQKCTEIGVSRFVPVITDRTIPRPDASRAVDRVARWRRVAGEAAKQCGRGRIPDVEPITDLANAARSCTQAGGLLLLPWELERTRTLRHALDTLDPESRPSVSFAVGPEGGFSHSEVEAACDLGAVTVTLGHRILRTETAGIVMASIILYHMGEIGC from the coding sequence ATGCACAAGTTCTTCGTGACTGCGGAGGCCGTGTCCGGGGGGCTCATCACCATCTCCGGGCCGGACGCAAGGCACATACGCACGGTCCTGAGGCTCGGCGTGGGAGACGGAATTCTCATAACGGATGGGGCAGGCACCGAGCACGTGTCGAGGATCTGCCGGTTTGCTCAGGGGGCAGTTTTCGCCAGGATCGAGGCAACGGCGCACCCGGTCCGGGAGCCAAAGGTGCCCCTCCAGCTCATTCAGGCCCTCCCAAAGTCCGACAAGATGGACTTCGTGGTGCAGAAGTGCACAGAGATAGGAGTGTCGAGGTTCGTCCCTGTCATCACGGACCGCACGATCCCCCGGCCGGACGCCTCCCGTGCAGTGGACCGCGTCGCCCGGTGGAGACGGGTGGCAGGGGAGGCCGCGAAGCAATGCGGGCGCGGGAGGATCCCAGATGTCGAGCCCATCACGGACCTCGCGAACGCCGCACGGTCGTGCACCCAGGCAGGCGGGTTGCTTCTTCTCCCGTGGGAACTCGAACGGACGCGAACACTCCGCCACGCTCTGGACACCCTGGACCCCGAAAGCAGACCATCCGTGTCCTTTGCCGTCGGTCCTGAGGGAGGGTTCTCCCACAGTGAGGTCGAGGCGGCCTGTGATCTCGGAGCTGTCACAGTTACCCTCGGCCATCGCATCCTACGGACCGAGACCGCTGGCATTGTCATGGCGTCCATCATCCTGTACCACATGGGCGAGATCGGGTGTTGA